atatatatatatatatatatatatatatgaaaaatacaTGAGTAACTCTAGAGAATCACACATCGACTGGAGTTACAGGGCTTATAAGGCTTAGATAGTCTCCTTATAAGTCAGTTTTGTGGagtttttatttagtttaaagAGCTTATTTTGAGCAAACCAGAAGCATGcttttgtgtgtgtgtggagAGCAGAAGAAAGTATATCAACAGATTCAACACACAGAAACAGGTatcaatcaaaagaaaaataatctcTTTATTGTATCAAGACAGTACCATAAAATTCTACAAAAAATGAGACAACATTCTCAACCACTCTTTTTAGATAGCTTGATTTTATAAACATATGGTCtaactaaatatacaaactcCAGGAACGGGAAAGTAAATCAATAATCAACATTAACTTCAACTTGCGAATGACACGATACCCAGGAAGCATTGACCAGAAATGGAGAGTTAAGCAGAAGCAGTAATGCACTGTATTGCCTCTTTGCATATACCAGTCATTGTTGCTTCAGGTCCATAAACCTGTAATGAAGATATCTAAAAGGATCAACAGATTGTTCCTCAAAACAATTTTGGAATTGATTGTTCAATACTACTCCTTCCGTCTCACTATATATGTCTCATTTGAGTTGTACGCGGTTCTTAAGAAAATGATTATGTTAATTTCAATgataaaatgagttttatttaCTGAAATACCCTTAATAATAGTAGTTAGTGGAGTAGTTAGATGGGTTGAGGTACAATAAATAAGGATATATTAGtggaaaattataattaatgtttcattgataatataaacagacaaataaatattgtaaatgACACAGACGGAGTATCAATAAAGGcatgaattaattaattgacCTCAATGGGGATGCCGATTTCCTCTCCAAGTGCTCGCATTTTCGCTAGACCCTTTTGGTAGTTAGGACCCCCTCTCCTCACGTAAATGTGCATTCTTGCGGCCTTTAACTTCGATTCCTGGATCACAATAGCTCAAAAATGAATTACTTTACTACAAGAAGACTATCATGATATAACTAATCAAAGCTATATGATCATAGGGATTACCTTCTCTTTAAGTGCCCGAATTATGCCACTAAAAGTAGCAGCAACGTCGGTAAAGTTAGCTATGCCTCCTCCTATAACAAGAGCCCTTTTTTGGCCATCAGGATCCGCAGTTGCACactgaaaagaaataaaatgattattgtTGCTACAGAATACCTATAGTATCTTTCGACACTTCAATCAACGACTGATCGTTCATGTAAGCACCATTGTTCAGTCTCTATAATTGATAGGTACACCAAAAGTCAAgcagaaataaaaaattaattacatcaaTTACAACTCTGGCGTATTGCAAAACCTCCTCTTCATTGGGTGCACCGCTATATTCTGCATAGTTTCCAAGCTCAGATGCAAAGCCGAGATCTCCTACCTGTTTTAGTAGTTAGTACAGAAGTTGTGACTTCATGCTACAAATATGGAGATTAAGtgttaatttggttttaaaataagataaaagagTAGCTCACTGTGTCAGCGTAGATGACACTAGCACCTCCCCCAGCAACCATTGTCCAAATTCGACCCTTTGGGTTCAACACGGTAAATTTTAGAGATGCACTTGTCTGCAAAAATTAAACAAGTGTATAAATTAAccaataacatcaaatcataACTATAAGTAACAGTATTATTAGTTATTACATTCATCGGTAAATTATTGATGGCTGTTGTGAGAAATTCAATGGAACTTGAATATATGATAAGCAGTCGTTAATATTACAAACACGCACATTTTCTATACATACACAGTATAAACTGAATAGAATAAGATTGTGCATTTAGGTCAAAAAGTTATATTAGTATACCTTTTCATCTAATCCATGAATGAAAGACTCAGTGGCACTCATAACCCTTCCAAATGGTAGTGGGAATTCAATGTTACCCCATCTGCAACCAATACAACAATGtatgttcatttaaaaatatttactgcAAAATATCCATCCGTACAAATTAGTATGTGTATTCTGTCCTCGAAAATAGCACTTGGCATTTGTTAAAAAGAAAGAACTCACTTCTTGAAGTTCTTGAAAGCGGCAGTGTCATCTAGCTCGCCTCTCATATCCAAAGGATAAGGCTTTCCATCAACCAATGTGAAAGGATTCATCTCTAAGAAAGTGAAATCCAGGTCTAACACAAGAAAagtaaacaaattaatatataatatttttaaatggtaCCATTTAAATGTAACTGTCAATAAAGCGGATTGCACAAGTCCATCCAGTGGTgtgttaataaatattttgttactttgtATACCTTGAAACAAAGTGAAAATCACCTTGAGAAAGTCCTCAATTTCTCCCTtgatctataaaaaaaatacagggTATTCAATCACATTCAGATGGTCTGATTGATTTATGTCAAGAATGAAACAAATTTGCAGATACATAAATATACGTAAAATGTCCAAAGTTAGTTTGTTCATAAAAGAACAAATTGGTAGTGAAACTTAAATTTAATCTACCTCCAAGGGAAGGGTTGCAACAAGTGGGGCAACGATTTCTGATGTAAGAGACACTCCTGTCGGAACAAATGCAGTCTTAACCTGAAATATGAAAACAGAACTTTGTAGCTTATGGATAATGCAGGACATAGACAGTGTTAAATCTGCAAGACGAAAAGGATGTGTTGCAGTACCTTATCCCAATTATCTTCAATGTCAATTCCTCCACATTCTGAGAAGCTTATGCTGTTCCCAAGTCTATCAGAAACAATGTTAAGGTAAAACTCTTCATTATGTGGGATGAATGGTTCGACAATGAAAGTTGATATTGGTCCCTTGCATCCACCCATTTCAACCTATATGTTCAAATAAACACTTGACTAAAATAAGGGTTGAAAGGAAAATACTTAAAACaactaaaaaacataaaatgcaaGACAATGGATGTAAGGTTTGAAAGACAGAACCATAGAGAGACAAATCACCTCTTTACCGAGACGCTCTTTCACGAATGAAGCAACTTGTGCCAAATCCAAATTCAAGGCAACCAAACCACTTTTACCACGCTTTCCAAATAACATGTCGGGTTTCACAAccaattttgaagaagaaagcCAAGGTTCCTTGTCTTGCAGCGCTGTGAAATCAGTGGCCTCTGTAACCTTGAATCACAAACCAAAACAAATTAGTTACTCAAGTCTGATATGCACGCTACATTGAACCAGGCAAATATAGTTAAAGCTTATTGATTTCTCAAAAAGTGaacctttttaaaaaatttaaacacgTTACATTTATTTTAAGCTTATTTAAACTTGTGTTATGGCATAAGCACATGTATATACATGTATGAAAGGGCTTATCGAATAGCTCATGAAGTGCCCAATGCCATAAGCCATTTTCAGCTTATTTTCATAAACTTACCATAATAGcttatgaaaattgaaaatagcTTACACAAAGCTATACGTGAAATCATCTCCAACAGCTATTCAATTATAGAAACAACTTATATATAAGTTCTTTTTATATAAGGGCTTATCAAATGAGCACTTAATCAAGTTGTTTACCCAAGCACAGCCATTAAAATTTCCTACTTCCCAAAAGTTCTTCAACTATAGAGACAGACAACTAACACATAAATTCTTATATCATAAGTGCTTATCAAATAgcacttaattaagttgtttaccAAAACACAGCCAATTAAAATTTCCCACatttagttaattaaattataataaaataaaggttCAAAAACTTCAAACTACAAACTTCAAACCTACTTTTAGCTAATTTATAAACCTAtgcataataattaattaataggctatacattatataataaaataaaggttAAAACTTCAAACTTGGTATCTCATGATAAGAACACTTACTTGTGCAGACTTAATTGGTAAGTCCTTGCCAGAGAGTCTCTTAAAGTGTTCCTTCAACAATCTCTTGGAATCATACTCTCTGATCTTCTTGCGAGCCATTTCTTCTTAATCTATTTCATCAACCAACTAActcaattatcaaatatttcacTTAAATAGATCCttactaaaaaaaaacatgtaataaatttataaaatcccaaattattccacttataatttttctcgtggaaaaaaaatccaaaattagCTTGATGGGACTTCAAAATTGAGATCAAAATCAAAGCTTTAAGATTTTAAAGATTGAACagaacaaattgaaaaatgaaagaaatgaGAAAGGAGAAGAAAGTTGAGATCTGAGAATTTTACCGGAAAGAGAATGAGTAATTGGATTGGATCTAAGGAAGAGTTTATGAACGAACGATGTGGTTGTTGTGTGATGgatctatttatagatgaatatttgattttgtttttcaatgcttggtgaagaaaaaaaaaagaaaaaaaaaaacggaaTAGAAAGTGATGAGGTTGTTGGGTTGGTGAATTATAGAAGAAGAGAAAgggaagaacaaaacacaagaCACGCACATGTAGGGTACCACCTACCTAGTATCCTACTTCGGACCAATGCCTGTAACTTCAACCACACTTTCAACATTCAACAATTACCCTCACTATTTGGtctcattttttctttttttgtaagAATTAATAAGAATGTAAGTTAGATAATATTTTGGGTAATTGCATTTTTTTACACCTAATTTTAACTTAATAGGATTTCAATCAtcaatttctaaattattaGACTTTAATCCTTGGTTTTATAGGTTTTAAGAATTTCAATAGTGAAAATTGGAGGTGTATAACACTCGATTCGTCCCGCAAAATCgatttgatttataaatttttcactttttcacttaatttaaaaaaataaaataagaataagataaaaaaaaaatgggttcGATCACCCTCTGTGTTACTGATTTCATtccaaaatacattaaatataaaagtttttatttatttacttaactTAGTGTTTGAAAAAGTTTTCTCTTCCCTACGTATTCAATTTTCTTCTCCTCCTTGCAtccttttctttattattattattattaaacaatGTTATTTTGATACTAATATTGATTAAAGAGAAGGATTATTATATGGTAAAAGATCTATGGGTCTAATAGATTACTTTTGAATGAATTGACAAATTGTAACATAGAAGATTTGTTAtgagttattttaaatttaatttttttttttaagaaaatttcaAGAATTACTAGTTGACGACTCATCTTGAGACCAACCCAGCATCAATTTATTCTATTTCGTCTTTATTGAACTCGTAAACCTAAAAATTGGTCCGATCAAATATTGAGATCCGGTAAGAGACCCACCAAACCCGACCTAACTCATCATTTATACACATAATAAAAGCGCAAAAagcttaaaaattcatatttaatttatcgtttattaaaaaattctaaattttatataaagaaattGTTAAATATATCTTAAACATTACTgtaaaaaaacattcaaaaattCGAAGAATACACAATAgttaatttaaaactaaaaaccaaaaatagaaaactaaaataaattaaaagacttAAAGTTTacaaattttgttataaaaactaaaaatatatataacccttttttttttaaatcatttttcccTTCAGCTCACATTTTGAATCATCTATGGTAATTAGATCCCTAAACTAATATAGTTGTTGTAATTAGGCCATTCTATAAAAGTTTGACTAACTGAACTATAATAGGATTATCTgattacaaaatttatattagttcaagcaattcattataattttcttttagtttagatatatatttaaaaattctcaaataatttaaaaatatgtaggataattaaatatttattttttttaaatctataatcagattaaaaaaatatatggaaaataaaatatattaaaaaaatataaaattgttgaCATGCAACGCACAcaccattattttaaaataaaaaataaaataaaataaaataaaagtattaattatacacatttttaataataaaagatttatacaaaaaaaaaatagataaatatctTAATTAATCTTATAACTAAATCAGATGAAAGgacattattataaattttcatttttacaaTAACTTTTAAGAggtaaataacaataaaaaaggGAAGAGGtaaaagataatattaattttttatttgaaagtaAAAACCTTTTGTTAATTTGAATGGGCTAGATCCAATGTGGATTGGGCCTGAATTACATATGGGaccttttaaattaaaatccaGTTTGGATTTGAATTAGTATATTGAGCTAGCAAGTGTGCACCCTTATTACAATTTTTACCCACATAATTTACACCAAcagagaagaaaataaaatctaatcTATATTTGATATCTATAGCTTTATCACCTCAGTAGGAATATAGTAAGGTACTAACTAGATATTTATACTTTGTTTCCAATAAAGGCATGTGgaaaacaaaaatcaatggcaaatattattatgtttaacaAAATTTGTCTTCAATTGTGGTCACATTGTTGAAGTCATTCATAGTTCAACTGACAATTGTTATATTTGACTTTGATATTCTTTGATAACGATTGTCATTTTCCAACATCTATTGACTTATCGTCTTTGATAACAATCCTCATTCCCCAACATCTATTGACGATAAGATTAGCATCATTGTTGcctttaaaataattagaagGCGGAGCTTCTAATTTGCATGCTTGTGATTTAGATTTTTTCTACTAGTATTGTTCAAGGAGGTTGGTTTAGTTGTTTTAAgctcattttcttttttgtacTCATTTATGCTCCCATAAGTTTTACTAATAAAATCCTAGATAgatatatcaatatttttaaaacatttgttATCATTTTGCCGACTTAGGAACAACTCGATACAACTCACATTTAAACATGGCATATCTCTCAATTAGAGTATAACAACATAATCAATTGGATTTGAGATGAGTGGCCATTAAAAATCACTTGGACATCCTTCTGAGGCCATCTGATGGCAACCATTATCATTCATCATCACAGGCTCACGTTTGAAATCAAACGGTGATGCATAAATCACATATCGCAAAACTCATAATCCTAACTTATTTCATGTAGAAACCCTATAAGACATAAAATGACACCTTACACAAGTTAAAAGACacaattttataaatctaaAATGTCTCACTCTCAGACACAAACTCACTCGATTGTTGAAATATGTACAAGTACACCTTCGCAAAGAACAATTAACAACCACCACCACCACTTCTACAACTGTATATCATCGAATACTTCATTCGTCTCACAATGAGtgttgtttaagatttttgcaCACGtattaagaaatataataattagaagaaaaagataACTCATTTTATCAAACTTCCCATTTTAATTATTGGTGAATTTTACACTATTATCAATGTAAAgtacaataatttttataaattataagttgtGCACATAGTAATTATTGAAGAgtagtattgaaaaaaaataattaaagttgcattaaaaattgagaatgacatttattttgagactaattttttttttttactaaaatgacAATTATTATGAGATGGAGAGAGGAATACTATTAAATTAGTGGATAAAgtgtttggtttattatatTGGAATTGGAATGGAAAGTGCACCTACACTTATGACCCATTTGATACACATGATAGAAAGAGacatgatatatgatataaagcTGTATAAGGATAATATAGTATCTGATTGGATAGTGAGAGGATAAACATTATCATATATTGTATCTTATACaaacatgaaaatattttattttgtcatgaaTTTTGATATACATCTAatcatgatatgata
This region of Cicer arietinum cultivar CDC Frontier isolate Library 1 chromosome 8, Cicar.CDCFrontier_v2.0, whole genome shotgun sequence genomic DNA includes:
- the LOC101493140 gene encoding ATP-citrate synthase alpha chain protein 2; translated protein: MARKKIREYDSKRLLKEHFKRLSGKDLPIKSAQVTEATDFTALQDKEPWLSSSKLVVKPDMLFGKRGKSGLVALNLDLAQVASFVKERLGKEVEMGGCKGPISTFIVEPFIPHNEEFYLNIVSDRLGNSISFSECGGIDIEDNWDKVKTAFVPTGVSLTSEIVAPLVATLPLEIKGEIEDFLKVIFTLFQDLDFTFLEMNPFTLVDGKPYPLDMRGELDDTAAFKNFKKWGNIEFPLPFGRVMSATESFIHGLDEKTSASLKFTVLNPKGRIWTMVAGGGASVIYADTVGDLGFASELGNYAEYSGAPNEEEVLQYARVVIDCATADPDGQKRALVIGGGIANFTDVAATFSGIIRALKEKESKLKAARMHIYVRRGGPNYQKGLAKMRALGEEIGIPIEVYGPEATMTGICKEAIQCITASA